In the genome of Hymenobacter cellulosivorans, one region contains:
- a CDS encoding zinc ribbon domain-containing protein, protein MSNLIQFVANHDDLSTDKGFQFKFYCDKCRNGHMSRFSPNSIGIAGELMRAAGSLFGGHFSDAGNAAYHVQRAIGGKAHDAALEKAVQEGKQYFKQCTRCGHWVCPDVCWNHKAGLCEDCAPDEHEELASQQRQAAKEQIYTKTREQNYTGNLDFLNKGGVVQCNNCQVTLDANKKFCPECGTPNVAAQTKEKFCADCGASVKPGQRFCAECGKPQ, encoded by the coding sequence ATGAGCAACCTGATTCAGTTTGTCGCCAACCACGACGACCTGTCCACTGACAAAGGCTTCCAGTTTAAATTTTACTGCGACAAATGCCGCAACGGCCACATGTCGCGCTTCAGTCCCAACAGCATCGGCATTGCCGGGGAGCTGATGCGGGCCGCCGGCAGCCTCTTCGGCGGCCACTTCTCCGACGCCGGCAACGCGGCCTACCACGTGCAGCGCGCCATCGGGGGCAAGGCCCACGACGCGGCCCTGGAAAAGGCGGTGCAGGAAGGTAAGCAGTACTTCAAGCAGTGCACCCGCTGCGGCCACTGGGTGTGCCCCGACGTGTGCTGGAACCACAAAGCCGGCCTCTGCGAAGACTGCGCCCCCGACGAGCACGAGGAACTGGCCTCCCAGCAGCGCCAGGCCGCCAAAGAGCAGATCTACACCAAAACCCGGGAGCAGAACTACACCGGCAACCTGGACTTCCTCAACAAAGGCGGCGTGGTGCAGTGCAACAACTGCCAGGTCACGCTTGACGCCAATAAGAAGTTTTGCCCCGAGTGCGGTACGCCCAACGTGGCGGCCCAGACCAAGGAGAAATTCTGCGCCGACTGCGGGGCCAGCGTCAAGCCCGGCCAGCGCTTCTGCGCCGAGTGCGGCAAGCCGCAGTAG